The sequence AGACGCGCGAACACATTCTGCTGGCCCGCCAGGTGGGCGTGCCCGCGATTGTCGTTTTCCTCAACAAGGTTGACCTGGTTGACGACCCGGAACTGCTGGACCTGGTAGAAATGGAAATCCGCGACCTGTTGACAAGCTATCAGTTCCCCGGCGATAAAATTCCGATTATCCGCGGCAGTGCCATCAAGGCCTTGAGCGCGACGAAAGCGGACGACCCGGCCGCCAAGTGCATCCTTGACCTTATGGACGCGCTGGACAGCTACATTCAGGAGCCCGTGCGTATCATTGACCAGGCTTTCCTGATGCCGATTGAGGACGTCTTCTCAATTGAAGGCCGCGGCACGGTCGTAACCGGAAGAATTGAGCGCGGCGTGATCAAGGTCGCGGACGAGGTTGAAATCGTCGGCTTGCGGGATACCCAGAAAACAGTTGTTACCGGTGTGGAAATGTTCCGCAAACTGCTGGATCAGGGCCAGGCCGGCGACAATGTCGGCTGCCTCCTGAGGAGCACGAAAAAAGAAGACGTGCAGCGCGGCCAGGTTCTGGCCAAACCCGGTTCCATTACGCCGCATACTCATTTCAAGGGACAGGTCTATGTGCTGGCGAAGGATGAGGGCGGGCGCCATACCGCGTTTTTCAACGGTTATCGTCCGCAATTTTATTTCCGCACCACCGATG comes from Kiritimatiellia bacterium and encodes:
- the tuf gene encoding elongation factor Tu, with amino-acid sequence MAKEKFERTKPHVNVGTIGHVDHGKTTLTAAMTKVQSLKGMSDYVPYDQVAKASESQGRRDPTKILTIATSHVEYSTDKRHYAHVDCPGHADYVKNMITGAAQMDGAILVVSAADGPMPQTREHILLARQVGVPAIVVFLNKVDLVDDPELLDLVEMEIRDLLTSYQFPGDKIPIIRGSAIKALSATKADDPAAKCILDLMDALDSYIQEPVRIIDQAFLMPIEDVFSIEGRGTVVTGRIERGVIKVADEVEIVGLRDTQKTVVTGVEMFRKLLDQGQAGDNVGCLLRSTKKEDVQRGQVLAKPGSITPHTHFKGQVYVLAKDEGGRHTAFFNGYRPQFYFRTTDVTGSVTLPANVEMVMPGDNVEVEVKLIVPIAMEKGVRFAIREGGRTVGAGQVTEIIA